The proteins below are encoded in one region of Lactuca sativa cultivar Salinas chromosome 3, Lsat_Salinas_v11, whole genome shotgun sequence:
- the LOC111914040 gene encoding protein FAR1-RELATED SEQUENCE 5-like produces the protein MKPLDLNLAALSAKYSKDMELHLAKSLLSEMGQCIVWYLYLLLALIITKGASLLELVSWETMNESDFKADINGIVWDSKIVVKDFEMRWDALMVKYKLQDNKWMKDMFDLRSSWIPAYFKDVPMSGLIKTTSRSESENLAFNRVSHHGYTLNNFMNTFEFVMERKRNNQIKFDFDTSTIIPTIKTPFDDMEKHASMVYTRTIFLMVQREILHSLVSCSQKSVTLGVVSDIHIFKHKRTNLSKKKVVVEKKEKVDILTESLDG, from the exons ATGAAGCCACTTGATTTAAATCTTGCAGCATTATCAGCAAAATACAGTAAAGACATGGAGTTGCATTTGGCTAAGTCATTATTgagtgagatgggccaat gTATTGTATGGTATTTGTACCTTTTACTAGCATTGATAATCACAAAAGGTGCGTCACTTTTGGAGCTG GTAAGCTGGGAAACAATGAATGAATCGGATTTTAAGGCGGACATCAATGGTATAGTATGGGACTCCAAAATTGTTGTGAAAGATTTTGAAATGAGATGGGATGCATTAATGGTAAAATATAAGTTACAAGACAATAAATGGATGAAAGATATGTTTGATTTGAGAAGCAGTTGGATTCCAGCCTATTTTAAAGATGTACCAATGTCAGGTTTAATAAAAACCACTTCTCGGTCGGAAAGTGAGAATTTAGCATTCAATAGGGTATCGCATCATGGTTATACGTTAAACAATTTCATGAATACCTTTGAGTTTGTTATGGAAAGGAAAAGGAATAATCAaatcaaatttgattttgatACATCTACTATAATTCCAACCATCAAAACACCTTTTGACGATATGGAGAAACATGCATCTATGGTATACACCAGGACTATTTTTCTCATGGTGCAGAGGGAGATTCTTCATTCACTTGTTTCTTGTTCACAGAAGAGTGTTACTTTAGGAGTTGTTTCTGACATACACATTTTCAAACATAAAAGGACAAATCTATCAAAGAAGAAGGTAGTAGTtgagaaaaaagaaaaagttgaCATCTTGACGGAATCTCTTGACGGATAG